The sequence below is a genomic window from Microcebus murinus isolate Inina chromosome 4, M.murinus_Inina_mat1.0, whole genome shotgun sequence.
CAGCTGCTGAGCACACTCGGGTCCTCGCTGCCCCTGCTGGTGTATGGGACGGTGCCCGTGCTGAGTGGCCTGGCCACGCTGCTGCTGCCCGAGACCCGGAACCTGCCACTGCCCGACACCATCCAAGATGTGCAGACCCAGTGAGTGGATCAGGCCCGGGAcaccccccctccctccctccgtcccttcAGGGTGGCCCCGACACCCACCCTCTTCAGTGGACAGAGGGGgtgcagaggcccagagaaggacAGCACTGGCCCAGGGGCACGCAGCACATctctgggagagtggacactcaGGGCTGGGTCTCTGGCTGACAGCGTGGGCTTTGCTCTCTGACCTTCGCTCCACCATTCCAGGCAACAGTGGTCCAGCTACCCGCAGGTCCACCTCCAGAGAGGCCAAGGGGAAGGAGTGGGGAGCCCTTTGTGAGGGGAGACCCGGGCTGTGATGGCCGCTGTCGGAGCCCTCACCGGCCCCAGGCTCCACCTCTGAGGCCCTCAGATGGCTGACGGCTGTCACTGCCCACCACCCTGTGCTCCGGGAGCTGACTCCTGGGCCCCCAAGAGCCTGAGTCCTCAGGATGGACAgagggccagggtcagggtcactcCGCACCCTGAGTCACACCCCCTGTGTTTCCTGAACAGGACAGTAAAGAAGGCCGCACAGCGCACACAGGGGCGCCCCGTCCTGCTTTCCACGCAGCTCTAGCCTCCCGGGAAGCCCGCCGCGGGTCGCAGGAGGACGGGCAGGAGGAGGCTTCTTCTGTCCTCCGGAGAGGGCAGGGAAGCacaaaggcctcacctccaggGCCAGTGCTGCCCTCTGGGCCCTCGCTCTCCCACCTGgctgtccctcctgcccctcgCTGTCTGAGGCGCCCCCTTCAACACGGAGGGGCATGACGGGTTGGGTGGCAGGAGGCGCGTGGGGCACCGGCACCCCAGCACTCCCTCGTGGCGGTGAAGAGGAGCGGGCCAGGCCTAGGGGAAGGGGCCAGCCCCGTTGACCCTGCCCCGTGCCGCCTCCTCACTGCCCACTGCCGCCCGTCCACCTGCACAGAGCTGGGAACTGCCCATCACCCGCGGTCAAGACCTGGCCTGGCTCCGCACCGGCAGGGGTCTCAGCTCCTCAGGTTCACGCAGAGGCCCCTGGCAGCCTGGGCCTCCACCCCGGGCCTCCCCACGCGTCTGCACACCCCAGCCGCATGCCCGCCTGTGCCTGCAGCCCCCCACTGCTCGCATGCCCAACAGACTGCACTCCGCCTCCCAGACCCAGGACAGCGGCCCTCCTTCAGGGCTCCAGCGCCAGGCCCGAGGCACTAGTGAAACCCTCTCCCACGATCACCGCCACACActgtctcctcccagccccgcAGCCTGCGAGTTGTCAGAGAGCTGGGCTGGCCCCATGCCCCCACGTCCCTGCTCCCACCCGGGGCCAGGCCGGAGGCACATTGGTGTGAGGACAGACGAAAGAGTGAATAAAGGAACGGATGAGCGGACGCCCCCAAGCCTCCAGTTGTGCCAGAGATGCGCACCGGGTCCCCAGGGTTGGGGAAGGAGGAACGTGTGGTGGTCCCTTGCCgggctggcgggggaggggggcgcctTTCCCAGGCCAGTTTTCTACTCCATGTGGCAGGCTGCAGGGGCCATGCTGGGCACCTCAAAGCATCTTTTCATTTCACCTTTTTCTGAACCCTGTAGGGGAGATgttgcccccattttacagatgaaaaactgaggcttggagacaCTGCCTGCAACACGCAGCTAGGAGGGGGCTGTATCAGGACTCCAACTCTAGTCGGCCAGTCTCCAGAGCCCGACTCTGACCACAATAACCTGTGCTCCCCTCACCAGCCTCACAAGCCGGTGTCCAGCGACGCTCCTCGAGGGTAGTGGCAGGGCCTCCTCATCCTCTCAGGCTGAGCCGGGCCCGCTCACGGGAAGCACAGTGCAGGGCGGCAGAGATGTGGGAGCAGGCAGGAGCCACCCACTGCCTGGCCAGGTCCCcatcagctgtgcccccctcagGCCACACTCAGACGGTCTCTGGGTTCACCTGTGCCTGTGTCACTGCTTCCTGGCACCTCCGTTCAGGGCTgtacccccacacacacacacacctgagatGTGTGCCCATGTACACACGCAGGATGGGAAAACAGAAGGCAGCTCCTTGCACACCCCACAAGGCAGGGACCACCCCCTGGCCTGGTCTTGTCAGCCGCAGCCCCTGAGCCTCTGTGGAGTCATGTCCTTCGGCCGTCTGCTTATGGCCACCCCTCAGGGAGGACCCCAGGGCAAAGGCAGGGCAGGGGTCTTGTCTGTGAAGGTGCCTGAAGATGAGGTGTCCCAGCCTGCCCTGGCCTTTCCATCTTTTGTCTGCTGCTGGCTGAGCCCCAGGGCCTTGCTTACCCTGGCTCAGCATTCTTGGGGCCCCAGGGTGTCCAGAAGCTCCCAGAAGGCAGAACCCAGGGCTGGTGGGAGATGGCTCCCCATCTCCCCCAGGGTGTCCCTCCAGCTCACCTAGTGGGTCAGGGCTTCCCCTCTGCCCACATTCGGAGTGGCCTTGTTCCCAGTCCTGCCGGGACCTAGGGCCTACTGGCTTCCAACATGTCACCCCTCAATTAGCTCAACAGGACCTGGAGTCTGGGAGGGCCTCGAGGTGGAGTCTCCTGACATATCCCTGCGAAGACCACCTGTCAAGGAGCCAGGGTGCCCGAATCTCAACCACCCAGGGACTGTTGGGACTTTCCTGGGGTCGCTGCCAGGGACTCACATCAGGCCTAGGTGCTAAGTTCAACATCAGAAGCACAAGatgggccgggcttggtggctcatgcctgtaatcctagcactctgggaggccaaggcgggaggatcgctcaaggtcaggagttcaagaccagcctgagcaaaagcaagaccctgtctctactaaaaacagaaagaaattaattggccaacgaaaaatatatagaaaaaattagccaggctcagTGGAACACGCCTGCTCAGGCTTGGTGGcacaatcccagctactcgggaggctcaggcagaaggatcgcttgagcccaggagtttgaggttgctgtgagtgaggctgatgccacggcactctagcccaggcaacatagtgagactctgtctcaaaaaaaaaaagaagcacaagatgacaaaactgagactGAGGTGCCTGTCTCTTCTTACAGATCGGTAAACTGAGTCCATGACCAGGTCCAGGAATCTTTCCTCTTAGAACCAAGTCCTTGAGTGACAGGAGCTCTTAGCCTCCACGCAGAGAAAAAGACCAAGTCCCACAGTTGTATGGCAAGACTGAGGCCCATCCTTCCAACTCCCGGACTGTCCCTCTTTCTGCCCCTCCACCCTGACAGACTGTCCTCCACCCTGTTCAGGGCTATTCTAGAAATTTCTGGAGTAAGAATGTTCTTTCCCTTCCTGATACCAAGGAgttcctgcctgcctgtctttgttttctttgcctaGTGGTGGTGGGAAGAAGGGAACCTGAGATAAGTCTCTGTCCCttgggcagagagaacagcagcaGGGGACTCTAGAGGTCCCCATCCTCAGCACAGGCACAGAAAGTTCTGGCAAGACTGCCCCAAGCCAGGCCTCTCCCAGACTCCCACAGGTGCTTAGAACTGACCTCAGTGGCACTGACCTCGGGCACCAAGACTGTGAGCAGttggaggacaggcagggctcaAGCCTCTCCCGAGGCTGGttcaggagggcaggaggggctgagTCCATAGAAAGACACCCTGGGGGCAGGTAGGGGAGGCCCTGCTCTCTCACTCTTGATAGGACTTTGGGGGAAGAACCTCAAGAGATCCTAGAGGGCACCATCGTGGGGAGGGTCCCAAGACAAAAGCTTGTCTTGGGGgtgcagggaagggagagagggacagggggCTAGGCTGGGCCTCTGGAGATTAGCACCTGCCACACCCACTAAGGCACAGCCCCCAGCTGAAGAGTGGGGCTCCTGCGGGTATGGAGGGGTCTGGGCCTAAAGGTGGACCAGGCTTCAGAACTGGAAAATGCCTGGAGAGTCACCAACAGATGGGAGATCATGACGCAGAATTGGGCAGCCAAGGGCGATGGCGACCAGGCACGagcagcagaggcaggacagGAGGCCAGGGCGATGAGAGGAAGGTTAGGGGCAGGTGGATCCAGGCAGGAGCTCTGAGTGACAGAGTGTGGCTAAGTTGCATCTCATGAGTCCAGTGGTGTGACAGCCCACCACTGCCACCCCTGAGACCCAGACCCACCCTCACTCTCCATGCTGCAAACATGGGTCTCTGTTCCTTGCAACTGAGGGGCTTAACAAACATACACCAATCTCTTAGCATCTCTGGGACCATGGACCTGTCAGAGTCTCCATGAAGAAGTGAGCGCTGTGGACGAGGTGGCCAGCTCAGCCTTCAGCTTCAGTCCCATAGCTGTCCACAGCCAACAGAGTGGATTTAGGGGTGGGGAGAGCCCCAGGATGCAAACTCCCTAGAGGCACAGGGGAAGGAGCAGAGACCCTGGAGTCAGGAGAACTGGAGGCCGACTCAGCCACTGATTGGCCTTGAGACCTGGGACCAGCCACTGAAGGTGTCATAACTCAGAAATCACCACCTCTTCCCACAGCTGTTGCAAGGATTAGGTACACATTGCCCCAGAGGCGTGGGTCCTCTCTAGCCACCAGGAGGCAACACGAAGCCTTGGGGATTGTCCACCTTCCTGGAAGGAAGCTAAGGTCTCTGGAACCAGGCCAGAGACCAGCCATGTTTCCTATCCCCCTGTCCCTAGCCCAGCAGGGACACAGGGGGGAGACAAAGACACGCTACCCCAGGAGCCCAAAGCCCTGGGGGTGACTTACCAGCTCTCAGAGACCCCAGTTGAGGCCCAGACCCCCCAGCCCAAAGCCAGGACCTAACAGCACCCACCCCCCAAAAACTGCACAGGACCGTTGgaatttggaaagtttttgttttctttttcccacacATTTCCGGGGTTGGGGTGTTTTCCAAGACTCAGACACATTTGttaacaaagagagaaaaaaactggGGGAGCAGGGAGCCCGTGGGCAGAGAATGACCCCAGCAGTCCGCGGACAATGCCTCGCTCCCTCTTCCCTGCTGCCCACGCCCAACAGGTGCCACAGGCCGCTGCTCATGGTATCTAGAGTATTTGTCTTTAATATATATCTGCATTTGCCTttcccgccccccaccccccacccctgctcctccAGCAGCTTCCCATCAATGCACGTCGCCCGGCAGCACACACAGAACAGGCCTTCAGCCCGAGCCCCTTTCCCAGGCAGCACCAGGCAGCGCCACTCCTGGTGAGGAGAGTTGGGACACTGGGGacagcccctgccccaccacGCCCTGACCGCCCACTGGGCCACTGGGCCCACCCTCCCGCCTTCCCCCACCGACTCTGGAAACccaaagggaggaaaggaagggagaaaccagacacacagaaaaaggagaagtggggaaggagggtggggacagagacagcAAGCCTGGGATGGGGACTGGAGGGCTTGGGTagagaaggaaggcaggagggacagagggaggaagaagaaaaattgagaaaaattaacaGGACGAGTAGTGGACACTTTACAAAACCCCCAGCCTTCCTTCCCGCCCAACCCCACCAAAATAAAACTACcccccttaaaaaaataaatcaacccAGGGCTGTGAGCACGTGCCCTGCCTGTCGGGCGCAGGGCTGAGAGGGACAGTCAGCCCCAGGACTGAGATGCCGGCGGCAGGCGCAGGCGGCAGGAGGAAGGGGACGAGTACggggtttttccttttctttttttgcttttcctcttcGTAAGAGAAGCCTGAGGCAGCCAGGGAGAGGGTTCCCAGGCCCCCGGCAGGGAGAGGGCCGCACCCTCCTCCCGGGTCCTTCCCAGGAGGGGCAGCTGGCAGTGGGGCACGGTGCCGGGGGCTCAGACGTAATACTCCTTGTCTTTGTTCTTCTTGGCCTTGCTGGGCGTCTTGGGGGCAGCCGGGGCCTTCTCTTTCACCACTGCCCCATTGCTCTGGGCCGAGTTACTGATGTAGTTCCGGCTCTGGTCCACCTGGTAGGAGCCCTCGTCGCGGTTGCGGTACTTGTACATGGCGTAGAGGAGGATGAGGATGCAGAGCGCCGCCGCAGCCACGatgcccaccaccatgcccgtGGTGCTGCTGGACTCCCGGATCACCTCCACTGCGCCCGGCGGGCCCCGCTCCCCAGGCCCCGTGGGGTTGGCTGTGGGCAGATGGGGGAAGCCAGGGGCCGAGGTCACGCCCGGGCGCAGGGGGGGAGGCCTCCGCGGCTCGAAGGACGTGGGGGCCCCGGGCCCCAGGGGCGGGTTCTCCAGCAGGGGCTGCAGCGGGTCTCGGTGGTTCATTTTGCCCGCCGGCAGGTTGGGGGCCGGGGCGGAGGGGGCGAGCAGCACCCCAGGGGCACCCGTGGCCCCATCTGTCCTGAGGTTGGGCCGGGGAGCGGGTTTGCGGGGTGACAGGAGGGTGGTGCGGTCCGTGACCAGGGGAAAGGTGGTGTAAAAGTCCTCGTCGTCCGTAGGGGGGAGGCTGGAGTCAAAGACCTCCCCTGAGGCGAAGCCCGAGGCCTCGATGGGCTCCTCGCAGTCGCTGTCGTCCCGCTCGGCCTGGCACGGGCCCCCGGAGGGTGGGCGGCGCGCCGCGGGCGGGGGCAGCGTGTCTTGGGTGGCGCCCACGCCCGTGAGGAAGGGGTagaaggtggggggtgggggcacgAAGGGGGACCGGGTGGCCACGGGAGGGGGGTCTAAGGAGTCCTCCGTGATAATGGGCAATATTAACTCTCCTCCTagaacaagagagagaagagagaagacagggCGTCAGCGAGGACCGGGGCGCAGGCGGCcggcacagagagagaaacaacaGCCTCACACACCCAAATCGGTTCCAATTGGCTTTGGCGGAGACTAGAGCGGGCCGGGCCCGCCCGCCAGCCGGCCGGAGCACTGCGCTTTAAGCGGGCAGCGGCTCGGATGCCCTGGGCACCCCACGCACGGGTTCTGTGACTCTGGGTTTTGGTCTTTTGTTTGTCTTAAGAAAccaaaaggaacagaaagaaaaggaaattgaaaagaaacggaaaaaaaaaaactctactgtTTTAAGGCTTTAAAAACAGATACAACAGCAGCATTTAAACAAACCTAACAACAATATCTTTTAGggttttttctagatttttctctttttttgctttttttttttttttgcttttttttttttaaaaaagaagatagcATACCACGGAATTCAGGCAACTTACATCAACAAATAGGCCGTGTGATTTtagcatgaagaaaaaaattacaaacagaGCTGTGTAAGCGGGTTCTCccggaaaaaaataagaaaaaacaacttTTCCGTACAACGTTTTCTATCTGTTTGGTATCTCCCTCCCTCACTCGTCTCTCCCTGGCCATCTTCCTTCCTCCTGAacactctctctcctccctcactaGCGCCCTCTTCCCCTCATTAAACACAAAGCTGAGATCTGCACCGTGCAGGCTGGGGCGGAGGAACTGTTACCACCACTTGGTGTCAGcatgtgggggagggagagaacagTGGGCAGGGCTTGGAGGGTAGGTGCGTGACAGGCAGCTATGTAGGGACTGCTGCATGAGTGAGAGGACTTGGGAGGGGAGGGCCATGGAAGGGGCATGGAAGGCTGTGGGAAAGTAGACAGTGAAGGTGGGAGGTGAGGAGCAGACTGGGAGGGCTCAGACACACTGGAGCAGGGTCCTGTCCCATAGGACTCTGGGAGGAGCGGTAAGGAGCCGTGTAgtggctgggagtggggaggggcatGGAGTAAGGGAGGGAAGTGGGCAGGGCCATGAGATTCCTGAGCTAAGCCTAACTCCCCAACTTTCTGCACCCTCCACCTCTGACCCCCACtgacttcccccctccccctccccagaacCCCCATGGGCCGCCAGGACCTGGCCAGGGCTTGACAGCCTCTGGCCCTCTTATTAttgttaaaacaataataaaacaacggaaagaagaagaaagcaaaaaaagaaaagaaaatacatacacaGCCATCTGGGAGGGATGCACTTGCTAAAATAGGGCCCAGGGGAACTAGTGGGGAGGGCTTTGTGAAGGGGAGAGTAGGTCTCCCCCTCCCTGGGTCTGATAACTGGAGTCCCCTGGGCAGAAACTGCAATTCCCATCAGCCCCCAAAGGGTGAGAACTACAACTCCCATTAGCCCTTTGAGGGGTATGGACCACAATTCCCATCAGCCCCTACGTCAACAACTATCAATATGACTCCCATCAGCCTCCTGGGCCTCCTCTTAAATCAAAATAGTGTGACCCCTGGCCTGGGGTAGAGGGGAGTTTGGAGCCAGCTCTAGGTGGCTGGTGGGAGGCCTCACTCCTCTTGCGGGGGCACCTCTGGGCCTGGTGGGGCTGGAGgtttcctccctgcctctccctccagcaCAGCCTTAGCTCTGCCCACACCTGAGAGCCTCTCCTAGTCTCTGCAAGGTGTGGTCTTCACAGATCACACCCCCAAGCTCCCAGTCCCTTGGTGAAAGCATCCCTGGGCCTCCACTGCCAggtcccacctgccccacagcaGCCCCACCGCAGCCAGGCCAGCAGCATTCCACCTCCGCATCTTAGAGCTTTCCCCCACccaccttcccccacccacctAGCCACAGCCCTCCACCTCAGCACTGAGTTCAAACACCTATGCTGACCCTTCAGATCACGCTCCAGCAATCTCGCAGAGCCATCCTTGGCCACACCAGCCAGCCCACAGCCAAGATCTTGCCATTGAACTCAAAGCCTTGCCCTAGGCTGCTCTTCCTGGCAGGCTCCAATCTCCTGGGCAGGTGCCCACCTACACACCATAGTTTGAAGCCCCAGCTTGGCCCTCCACAGACTCAGCCACAGTGGAAAACCGAGCCAAGCACAGAGAAGCATGTTTTGTGGCGTTGTGACTGTCTCACCCCAGCTTGTCATGGATGAGGATGCTTAGGCCTGGGTGGGCAGGACTTCCCAAAGTCACCAGGTGTTGGTGTCAGGCAAGGTGAACAAATGGACTCTCCAGTCCCTTCTGTGGATCTCAAAGGCCAGGGAGGGGCCAGTCTCACAAAGAGCCCAGGAAagcctcccctgccccatgccTCCAGGAAGCTGTGGGGGCTGCTTGAGGCTTGGCTTAGATGCTAATCTGGGAGGCTGCACACCTGTTGTCACTGAGTtcctgtgtgactgtgggcaagtttcTTCCActttctgggcctcaattttgtcatctataaaactAAGATATTGTGCTCCAATCGCATGCTGAGGCCAAGGCCTGCTTCCATGGGCCCTCTATCCTGTGAGGGAAACTATGTgtctcctcccatccccacctgATGCCCCAGACTCACCAAAGGACAGCCCAGCACCCTAGTCCCTGGGTGAGGGGCAAACTCAACTGTCAGCTTTCAGGTGGGCAGTAGACCCTCAAGTGGGGGTATTCCTGATCCAACCATGGCAGGGTTTCCCTCTCTGTGTGGACCCCAAGTGCATTGGGGATCTCCTTGCTGGCCCATAACACTTGCCCTCTTCCCTGACCTTTGCCTTCTCTTCAGAGCACCTTATCCTGCTGACACCTCGGTGTCCAGCCAAACACATCTTCTCTTCCATGCAGATCTCCAAAGGATGCTCCAGCCTTGGGTGCCTCTGACACCACGTCCCTACTTTGTCCTGGAGGTACAGCTTTGGACTCACCGCTAGGGAAGGCCCAAAGGCCCGAGTCCCATGTGTCTGTCGCCCTAGCACACAGCAGTgggcctggcccagagctggGTCATCATGATTTTCCAGGGGAAGAGGAACAATATTCCTCAGGCATTTCCTCTGAGCTGGGCCAGGCTAGGTATCGGGAAGCAGGTGGGAGCCTCTCCTAAGCCAGAGCAAAGCCCTGGGCAGGCCACATGATTCCTGAGCTAAGGAATCACTGAGTTCTGaacaccccaccccctccacacTCCAAGGCAGCAGGCACTGCCCGAGTTCAGCCTGGCAGGAGCCTTGTTCCAAGGCCCAGCTCCCACACACTGCCACCCCCACCTTCCATCTTAGACCAGGCCATCAGTTGCTCCTGGAAACTCCAGGGTCAAGGCTTGGCCTAAGGTGCCTTATGACCCCTGGCCATAGCTGGGGCCCCAGCGAAGTGCCAGCCCCAGGGCACAGACCAGGAGGCCCTTGCTGGGATCACATTCTGTCCTAGAGGGGCTGACAGGCTGATCAGGGCACAAACTTTAGCTCTCTATCAACTGTTTGCCCCTAACTGGGCCAGGGCACATGGAGGGTTTAGGCCTGGGCCCACAGACAAGTCCTGTCCAGCCTGAACCCCCCATAGCCATGTTCCCCAACTTGCTGGCTCTTGGGACTGGAGGCTCCCTGCATCCTCTGGTgcagccttccccacccccagagccctCCCAGGCCTGCTCACACTGACCTCTCGCCCCTCCGACCCCCGCCGCTGCCTGTCTGTCCTCCATATCTGGgtcccagccctgtccctgcaTCTGCAGCTCCT
It includes:
- the NRXN2 gene encoding neurexin-2-beta isoform X21; the encoded protein is MPFLTRGGHAGTTYIFGKGGALITYTWPPNDRPSTRMDRLAVGFSTHQRSAVLVRVDSASGLGDYLQLHIEQGTVGVIFNVGTDDITIDEPNAIVSDGKYHVVRFTRSGGNATLQVDSWPVNERYPAGRQLTIFNSQAAIKIGGRDQGRPFQGQVSGLYYNGLKVLALAAESDPNVRTEGHLRLVGEGPSVLLSAETTATTLLADMATTIMETTTTMATTTTRRGRSPTLRDSTTQNTDDLLVASAECPSDDEDLEECEPSTGGELILPIITEDSLDPPPVATRSPFVPPPPTFYPFLTGVGATQDTLPPPAARRPPSGGPCQAERDDSDCEEPIEASGFASGEVFDSSLPPTDDEDFYTTFPLVTDRTTLLSPRKPAPRPNLRTDGATGAPGVLLAPSAPAPNLPAGKMNHRDPLQPLLENPPLGPGAPTSFEPRRPPPLRPGVTSAPGFPHLPTANPTGPGERGPPGAVEVIRESSSTTGMVVGIVAAAALCILILLYAMYKYRNRDEGSYQVDQSRNYISNSAQSNGAVVKEKAPAAPKTPSKAKKNKDKEYYV